The following proteins are co-located in the Triticum aestivum cultivar Chinese Spring chromosome 1A, IWGSC CS RefSeq v2.1, whole genome shotgun sequence genome:
- the LOC123184585 gene encoding uncharacterized protein: MGDYTIRISTSLIEQLARDDEKQVKRRTRKPRPKKVVEQPEEPQDNGREVPTEPKSSPAPVLPFPPPMYLPVTPAPPPPSPAIQVVEAIRAVVAESEKVLEKLQKKEAAMREELTKRAKELHDKEFKLPYQNPSPCTDERAGCAECYRSNVQDPLKCAEAVKRFEACVRMARRGGATMGAAQ; the protein is encoded by the coding sequence ATGGGTGACTACACAATCCGGATAAGCACCAGCTTGATCGAGCAGCTCGCGCGCGATGACGAGAAGCAGGTGAAAAGGAGGACCAGGAAACCCAGGCCGAAGAAGGTGGTGGAGCAACCAGAGGAGCCTCAGGACAATGGCAGGGAAGTTCCAACTGAACCCAAGAGCAGCCCTGCTCCTGTTTTGCCTTTTCCGCCACCCATGTACCTACCAGTGACCCCTGCTCCTCCACCACCGTCTCCTGCAATCCAGGTGGTGGAAGCCATACGCGCCGTGGTGGCGGAGAGCGAGAAGGTGCTGGAGAAGCTGCAGAAGAAGGAGGCGGCGATGCGCGAGGAGCTTACCAAGAGGGCCAAGGAGCTGCATGACAAGGAGTTCAAGCTGCCCTACCAGAACCCCTCGCCATGCACCGACGAGAGGGCGGGCTGCGCCGAGTGCTACAGGAGCAACGTGCAGGACCCGCTCAAGTGCGCCGAGGCGGTCAAGAGGTTCGAGGCTTGCGTTCGCATGGCGAGGCGGGGCGGTGCCACCATGGGAGCTGCTCAGTAG
- the LOC123184560 gene encoding putative disease resistance protein RGA4, whose translation MAERVVTMAIGPLVSMLKDKASSYLLDQYKVMEGMEEQHKILKRKLPAILDVITDVEEQAMAQREGAKAWLQELRTVAYVANEVFDEFKYEALRREAKKNGHYIKLGFDVIKLFPTHNRVAFRYKMGRKLCLILQAVEVLIAEMQVFGFKYQPQPPVSKEWRHTDYVSIDPQEIASRSRHEDKKNIIGILVDEASNADLTVVPVVAMGGLGKTTLAQLIYNDPEIQKHFQLLLWVCVSDTFDVNSLAKSIVEASPNKNVDTDKPPLDRLQKLVSGQRYLLVLDDVWDNKELRKWERLKVCLQHGGMGSAVLTTTRDKRVSEIMGADRAAYNLNALEDHFIKEIIEARAFSSKKEKPIELVEVVDEIVKRCCGSPLAATALGSVLCTKTSVKEWKAVSSGTSVCTDETGILPILKLSYNDLPAHMKQCFAFCAVFPKDYKINVEKLIQLWIANGFILEYKEDSPETFGKHIFDELVSRSFFLDLEESKDYSGYYSSTCKIHDLMHDIAMSVMEKECVVATMEPSEIEWLPDTARHLFLSCEEAERILNDSMQERSPAIQTLLCNSDVFSPLQHLSKYNTLHALKLCLGTESFLLKPKYLHHLRYLDLSESSIKALPEDISILYNLQVLDLSYCNYLDRLPRQMKYMTSLCHLYTHGCRNLKSMPPGLENLTKLQTLTVFVAGVPGPDCADVGELHGLNIGGRLELCQVENVEKAEAEVANLGGQLELQHLNLGDQLELRRVENVKKAEAKVANLGNKKDLRELTLRWTEVGDSKVLDKFEPHGGLQVLKIYKYGGKCMGMLQNMVEIHLSGCERLQVLFSCGTSFTFPKLKVLTLEHLLDFERWWEINEAQEEQIIFPLLEKLFIRHCGKLIALPEAPLLGEPSRGGNRLVCTPFSLLENLFIWYCGKLVPLREAPLVHESCSGGYRLVQSAFPALKVLALEDLGSFQKWDAAVEGEPILFPQLETLSVQKCPKLVDLPEAPKLSVLVIEDGKQEVFHFVDRYLSSLTNLTLRLEHRETTSEAECTSIVPVDSKEKWNQKSPLTVLELGCCNSFFGPGALEPWDYFVHLEKLEIDRCDVLVHWPENVFQSLVSLRTLLIRNCKNLTGYAQAPLEPLASERSQHPRGLESLCLRNCPSLVEMFNVPASLKKMTIGGCIKLESIFGKQQGMAELVQVSSSSEAIMPATVSELPSTPMNHFCPCLEDLCLSACGSLPAVLNLPPSLKTLEMDRCSSIQVLSCQLGGLQKPEATTSRSRSPIMPQPLAAATAPAAREHLLPPHLEYLTILNCAGMLGGTLRLPAPLKRLFIMGNSGLTSLECLSGEHPPSLESLWLERCSTLASLPNEPQVYRSLWSLEITGCPAIKKLPRCLQQQLGSIKRKWLDARYEVTEFKPLKPKTWKEIPRLVRERRQACRS comes from the exons ATGGCAGAGCGGGTGGTCACCATGGCGATCGGGCCACTGGTGTCCATGCTGAAGGACAAGGCGTCCAGCTACCTCCTGGACCAGTACAAGGTCATGGAGGGAATGGAGGAGCAGCACAAGATTCTCAAACGCAAGCTTCCGGCCATCCTCGACGTCATCACCGATGTCGAGGAGCAGGCCATGGCACAGAGAGAAGGTGCCAAAGCCTGGCTTCAGGAGCTCAGGACAGTCGCCTATGTGGCAAATGAAGTCTTCGACGAATTCAAGTACGAAGCCCTACGCCGTGAAGCCAAGAAGAATGGGCACTACATAAAGCTCGGCTTCGATGTAATTAAACTCTTCCCTACTCACAACCGTGTTGCGTTCCGTTACAAAATGGGTCGCAAGCTTTGCCTGATTCTGCAAGCCGTTGAGGTCCTCATAGCAGAGATGCAGGTCTTTGGGTTCAAGTACCAACCACAGCCACCGGTGTCCAAAGAGTGGAGGCATACAGATTATGTTAGCATTGACCCACAAGAAATTGCCAGCAGATCCAGACACGAAGATAAGAAGAACATTATTGGTATACTAGTTGATGAAGCTAGCAATGCAGATCTCACAGTTGTTCCTGTGGTTGCAATGGGGGGCCTTGGCAAGACCACATTAGCGCAACTCATATACAATGATCCTGAAATTCAGAAGCATTTCCAGTTGCTGCTCTGGGTTTGTGTCTCTGATACCTTTGATGTGAACTCCCTGGCCAAGAGTATAGTTGAAGCATCCCCCAATAAGAATGTTGATACAGACAAACCACCATTGGATAGACTTCAAAAACTGGTCAGCGGACAGCGGTATCTCCTTGTATTGGATGATGTTTGGGACAACAAAGAGTTACGTAAGTGGGAAAGGCTGAAGGTATGTCTCCAGCATGGTGGCATGGGCAGTGCAGTGTTGACAACAACTCGTGATAAACGAGTTTCTGAAATTATGGGTGCAGATAGAGCTGCCTACAATCTCAATGCTTTGGAGGATCACTTCATAAAGGAAATTATTGAGGCTAGAGCGTTCAGTTCAAAGAAAGAAAAGCCTATTGAACTAGTGGAGGTAGTTGACGAGATTGTGAAGAGATGTTGTGGCTCTCCATTAGCTGCAACGGCACTGGGCTCTGTACTTTGTACCAAGACCAGTGTGAAAGAATGGAAAGCTGTATCATCTGGAACCAGCGTTTGCACTGATGAAACTGGAATTTTGCCAATACTCAAGCTTAGCTACAACGACTTGCCCGCACACATGAAGCAGTGCTTTGCTTTCTGTGCTGTGTTTCCCAAGGATTACAAGATCAATGTGGAGAAGCTTATCCAACTATGGATTGCAAACGGCTTTATCCTAGAATACAAGGAAGATAGTCCCGAAACATTTGGAAAACATATTTTCGATGAGCTTGTCTCAAGGTCATTCTTTCTGGACCTAGAGGAAAGTAAGGACTACAGCGGGTATTATTCCAGCACATGTAAAATTCATGAtcttatgcatgatattgcaatGTCTGTTATGGAAAAGGAATGTGTTGTTGCAACTATGGAACCAAGTGAAATTGAGTGGCTTCCAGATACTGCTCGGCATTTGTTCTTGTCATGTGAAGAAGCAGAACGTATTTTGAATGATTCTATGCAGGAAAGATCCCCTGCTATTCAAACATTGCTATGCAATAGTGATGTGTTCAGCCCATTGCAGCATCTATCAAAATACAACACTTTGCATGCCTTGAAGCTCTGTCTGGGAACAGAATCATTTCTACTCAAACCAAAGTATCTGCATCACCTGAGGTACCTTGATCTCTCAGAAAGTTCTATCAAAGCACTTCCTGAGGATATAAGTATTCTATATAACCTGCAAGTGTTGGACCTTTCCTACTGTAATTATCTTGATCGACTTCCAAGGCAAATGAAGTATATGACTTCCCTCTGCCACCTCTACACTCATGGATGTCGGAACTTGAAGAGCATGCCTCCAGGACTTGAAAATCTCACTAAGCTGCAGACACTCACAGTTTTTGTAGCAGGAGTTCCTGGCCCTGATTGCGCTGATGTTGGAGAGCTGCATGGTCTAAACATTGGTGGTCGGCTAGAGCTATGCCAGGTAGAGAAtgttgaaaaagcagaagcagaagtgGCAAACCTTGGTGGTCAGCTAGAGCTGCAGCATTTAAACCTTGGTGATCAGCTAGAGCTACGCCGGGTAGAGAATGTTAAAAAAGCAGAGGCAAAAGTGGCGAATCTTGGAAACAAGAAGGATCTCCGTGAACTGACATTAAGATGGACTGAGGTTGGCGACAGCAAGGTGCTCGACAAGTTCGAACCTCATGGTGGGCTGCAGGTTCTGAAGATATATAAATATGGAGGGAAGTGTATGGGTATGTTGCAAAACATGGTTGAGATCCATCTTTCTGGTTGTGAAAGATTGCAGGTTTTGTTCAGTTGTGGTACATCCTTCACGTTTCCAAAACTGAAGGTGCTTACACTAGAGCATTTATTGGATTTTGAGAGATGGTGGGAAATAAATGAGGCACAAGAAGAACAGATAATATTTCCTCTGCTTGAGAAGTTGTTTATTCGGCATTGTGGAAAGCTGATAGCATTACCTGAAGCACCATTGCTTGGAGAACCAAGTCGTGGAGGTAATAGACTGGTATGCACACCATTTTCTCTGCTTGAGAACTTGTTTATTTGGTATTGTGGAAAGCTGGTACCATTGCGTGAAGCACCACTGGTTCATGAAAGTTGTAGTGGAGGTTATAGGTTGGTACAGTCAGCATTTCCTGCTCTAAAGGTACTTGCATTGGAAGACTTGGGGAGTTTTCAGAAATGGGATGCTGCTGTCGAAGGAGAACCGATATTGTTTCCTCAGCTTGAGACACTATCAGTTCAGAAATGCCCAAAGCTAGTAGATTTACCCGAAGCACCAAAACTCAGTGTACTAGTAATTGAAGATGGCAAGCAAGAGGTGTTCCATTTTGTAGACAGGTATTTATCTTCATTGACCAATCTGACACTGAGGCTAGAACACAGAGAAACAACATCAGAGGCTGAATGCACTTCAATTGTACCTGTGGACAGCAAAGAGAAATGGAACCAGAAATCCCCTCTTACAGTTCTGGAGTTAGGATGCTGCAACTCATTCTTTGGACCAGGTGCACTAGAGCCGTGGGACTATTTTGTACACCTTGAAAAGTTGGAAATTGATAGATGTGATGTGCTCGTCCACTGGCCAGagaatgtgttccaaagcttggtATCCTTGAGGACATTACTGATTAGAAACTGCAAAAATCTGACTGGATATGCACAAGCTCCTCTTGAGCCGTTGGCGTCTGAAAGGAGTCAGCACCCGAGAGGTCTGGAGTCTCTTTGCTTAAGAAACTGCCCAAGTTTAGTAGAGATGTTCAACGTCCCGGCATCTCTCAAGAAAATGACTATTGGTGGGTGCATTAAGCTTGAGTCCATATTCGGCAAGCAACAGGGCATGGCAGAGTTAGTCCAAGTATCTTCTAGCAGTGAGGCAATCATGCCTGCAACTGTATCAGAGTTGCCATCCACACCCATGAATCACTTTTGTCCATGCCTAGAAGATCTATGCTTATCAGCATGTGGAAGCTTACCAGCGGTTCTAAATCTGCCTCCATCCTTAAAGACCTTAGAAATGGATCGTTGTAGTAGTATTCAAGTCCTATCATGCCAGCTGGGTGGGCTCCAGAAACCAGAAGCCACTACCTCCAGAAGCAGAAGTCCTATCATGCCACAGCcactagcagcagcaacagcaccaGCTGCAAGAGAGCATTTACTTCCTCCCCATCTCGAATATCTAACAATACTGAACTGTGCTGGCATGTTGGGTGGGACTCTCCGTCTGCCTGCACCCCTCAAGAGACTGTTCATTATGGGCAACAGTGGGCTGACATCGCTGGAGTGTCTGTCGGGAGAGCACCCCCCATCGCTGGAATCCCTTTGGCTTGAAAGATGCAGTACCCTGGCATCCCTGCCGAATGAGCCGCAAGTATACAGGTCTCTCTGGTCTCTTGAAATTACAGGCTGCCCTGCTATAAAGAAGCTCCCTAGATGCCTGCAGCAGCAACTGGGCAGCATCAAACGCAAATGGCTAGATGCCCGTTATGAAG TAACGGAATTCAAACCATTGAAACCGAAGACATGGAAGGAAATACCGAGGCTAGTCCGTGAGCGGAGGCAGGCCTGCCGGAGCTGA